Proteins from one Strix uralensis isolate ZFMK-TIS-50842 chromosome 14, bStrUra1, whole genome shotgun sequence genomic window:
- the FGF1 gene encoding fibroblast growth factor 1: protein MAEGEITTFTALTERFNLPLGNYKKPKLLYCSNGGHFLRILPDGKVDGTRDRSDQHIQLQLSAESVGEVYIKSTQSGQYLAMDTNGLLYGSQLLGEECLFLERIEENHYNTYVSKKHADKNWFVGLKKNGNSKLGPRTHYGQKAILFLPLPVSPD, encoded by the exons atggCCGAGGGGGAGATCACTACCTTCACCGCCCTGACTGAAAGGTTCAACCTTCCCCTGGGGAACTACAAGAAACCCAAACTCCTGTACTGCAGCAACGGGGGCCACTTCCTACGGATCCTCCCAGACGGCAAAGTGGACGGCACCAGGGACCGAAGCGACCAGCACA ttcAACTCCAGCTCAGCGCGGAAAGCGTGGGAGAGGTGTATATAAAGAGCACCCAGTCGGGGCAGTACCTGGCGATGGACACCAACGGGCTGCTCTACGGCTCG CAGTTACTGGGCGAGGAGTGCCTGTTCCTTGAAAGGATCGAAGAAAACCATTACAACACATACGTCTCCAAAAAGCACGCGGATAAGAACTGGTTTGTAGGTCTGAAGAAGAACGGGAACAGCAAGCTGGGGCCGCGGACTCACTATGGCCAGAAGGCAAtcctcttcctcccactgccCGTCTCACCCGACTAA